Proteins found in one Quercus robur chromosome 2, dhQueRobu3.1, whole genome shotgun sequence genomic segment:
- the LOC126702393 gene encoding uncharacterized protein LOC126702393 yields MGLDKDTHDISIVFRAPQQLVGTQVFYNSIPLQCDNDANIMWGVIKRAGQFIGSDLYVTVHTVGFNVDGGSQYGSRVGEQESIPVTIVHPSVTPETSLPYNCQPWNGVAMDNTEDAEVLGSIHTHEDEGYTHRNEDIQTYLDEATEMDETRDVYEEFIDNDGPVENPELLDELQPENNPNLNPEWFTSNTWDDINDPSPFLETGLLSWRPGDEPSKGMLFKNKAAIQHALTMFSVGLNKKFKYMKSDPERLVVTCVHDACLWSIRAIYSKRHKLWMITTSKGPHTCSTLQVDHDGRMMDSKFIAITLESYVREDISRTVATLRSVLHAKHGHWASHYKVWDAKQKAVAAIYGGFDESYAELPRFLATLKDADPTTVTQLKCDHRSVPGTCTFNCAFWAFGPCIEGFKYCRPVISIDATHLYGKYKGKLLIAMATDANNEVYPLAFAVVESESKETWGWFLACLKRYVTDRTNLCIISDRHSGIKACFDDTRMTWLQPPQAHHRYCLCHVVSNVNTKWKIPELKNMVWRATSANQVRKFQATLDLIRNVKPAAHRYLENENKEKWTLAHDGGRRYGAMTTNLSECFNGVLKGARSLPITAMVRYTYFKVNSYFDARCNLALEQLEAGQEWCKYAMDKFEKNQAKAKDHMVTRMCT; encoded by the coding sequence ATGGGGTTAGACAAGGATACCCACGACATCTCCATTGTATTTCGGGCTCCGCAGCAACTAGTAGGTACCCAAGTGTTCTACAATTCAATTCCGTTACAATGCGACAATGATGCAAATATAATGTGGGGAGTGATAAAGCGGGCAGGGCAATTCATAGGTTCTGACTTGTATGTAACTGTCCACACTGTTGGGTTCAATGTCGATGGGGGTTCGCAATATGGCAGCAGAGTTGGAGAGCAAGAATCAATTCCTGTAACCATTGTGCACCCATCAGTTACACCCGAGACATCTTTGCCCTACAACTGTCAACCATGGAATGGGGTTGCTATGGACAATACTGAAGACGCCGAAGTGTTAGGGTCTATCCATACCCATGAGGATGAAGGATATACTCACCGAAATGAAGATATCCAAACCTACTTGGACGAGGCAACCGAAATGGATGAGACTCGAGATGTGTATGAGGAGTTCATTGATAACGATGGACCGGTAGAGAATCCAGAATTGTTAGATGAACTACAACCAGAAAATAATCCGAACCTTAACCCCGAATGGTTCACGTCAAACACATGGGATGACATTAATGACCCATCACCTTTCCTGGAAACAGGTCTGCTGAGTTGGCGACCGGGGGACGAACCGAGCAAGGGGATGCTATTCAAGAATAAAGCTGCGATTCAGCACGCGCTAACCATGTTCTCCGTTGggctgaataaaaaatttaagtacatgAAGTCAGACCCCGAGAGACTGGTTGTAACGTGTGTACACGATGCATGTCTGTGGTCAATTCGAGCTATCTACAGCAAAAGGCACAAGCTGTGGATGATCACAACATCTAAGGGTCCCCACACTTGCTCGACACTCCAAGTGGATCATGATGGAAGGATGATGGATTCGAAGTTCATTGCCATCACACTTGAGTCATACGTACGGGAAGACATTTCAAGAACAGTAGCAACCCTGCGTAGTGTTCTTCATGCGAAGCACGGCCATTGGGCGTCTCACTATAAGGTTTGGGATGCAAAACAGAAAGCCGTTGCAGCCATCTACGGTGGTTTCGATGAGTCATACGCAGAATTGCCTCGGTTCCTGGCAACGTTAAAAGATGCAGATCCAACCACAGTGACACAGTTGAAGTGCGACCACCGTAGTGTGCCGGGAACTTGCACATTTAACTGTGCCTTTTGGGCTTTTGGTCCGTGTATAGAAGGGTTCAAGTATTGTAGGCCGGTGATAAGCATCGATGCAACGCACCTCTATGGCAAGTACAAGGGGAAGTTGTTGATAGCAATGGCAACGGATGCTAACAACGAGGTTTATCCACTCGCGTTTGCCGTTGTTGAGAGTGAGAGCAAGGAGACATGGGGATGGTTCTTGGCATGCCTGAAACGATATGTTACGGACCGGACAAATCTTTGCATCATCTCTGACCGACATTCGGGTATAAAAGCTTGCTTTGATGACACAAGGATGACTTGGTTGCAGCCTCCCCAGGCCCATCACCGGTATTGCCTCTGCCATGTAGTTAGCAATGTGAACACAAAATGGAAAATTCCGGAGTTGAAGAATATGGTATGGAGGGCCACAAGCGCGAATCAAGTTAGAAAGTTTCAGGCCACACTGGATTTAATTCGCAATGTCAAACCGGCTGCACACAGGTActtggaaaatgaaaacaaagaaaagtggACACTTGCACACGACGGAGGGCGTCGATACGGAGCAATGACAACCAACCTATCGGAGTGTTTTAATGGAGTACTGAAAGGTGCACGCAGCTTGCCAATCACGGCAATGGTGAGGTACACCTACTTCAAAGTGAACTCCTACTTTGACGCTCGTTGTAATCTCGCTCTAGAGCAATTGGAAGCGGGTCAAGAATGGTGCAAGTATGCCATGGACAAGTTCGAAAAAAACCAAGCGAAGGCAAAGGACCATATGGTGACACGGATGTGCACATAA